One Mycolicibacterium sp. ND9-15 genomic window, GTGCGGCGGAGATGGGTGGCGATACCTGCGTGGTCGAACTCGACCTCGCCGACCAGTCGTCGGTGCGGGCGTTTCCTGACCTTGTCGAGGGCGATGTCGACATCCTCATCAACAACGCGGGCCTGGTCGCCCAGCACCGACGCGAGACCGTGGACGGCTTCGAAATCACGCTCGGCACCAATTTTCTGGGGCCCTTCGCGCTGACCAACCTGCTGTTCGACCGGGTGCGGTCGAAGATCGTCAATGTCGGCTCAGATGCGCACAAGTCGGCGACGCTGAACTTCGACGATCCGCACCTGCGCTCGACCAAGTGGAAGGCGTTCCCGGCGTACGGGCGATCGAAGCTGGCGGTGATGCTGTGGGGCCTCGAACTCGACCGCCGATTACGCGAGGCCGGCTCGCCGATCACCAGCTTCCTGACCCATCCGGGTTGGGTGGCGTCGAACCTGTCCAACATCTCCGACAAGCCGGTGATGGCGGCGTTCCACTCGGTGGTCAAAGCGGCGGCCGGCGTGCTCGCCAACGACCTCGAGGCGGGCGCCGCGCCGACGCTGTACTGCATCACCGAGCCGATTCCCCCGGGCAGTTATGTCGGAGTCGACAGCAGGTACGGGCTGAAGGGCGCGCCGACCCTGAGCGGCCGCGCGGCCGTGGCGTGCGATTACGCGGACGCCAAGAAACTCTGGGAGTTCGCTGAGAAGGAAACCGGTACGAAACTGCCGGTGTAGTCAGCGGCGGGGCGCAGTTTGCGACGTCCACGTCCGGCCGTCGCGCCTACGCAGGCGGCGGCGGCGGAGACGTCGGGGTCGTCGACGTCGACTTTCCGGGAAGGTCCGGTAGAGAAGGGACATCTGGGGGAGACGACGACGGCGCATCCTGGCACGGACCTGCGGTGACCGGACCGGTGATGACTTCCCCTGGCTGCGGCATATAGCCCTGGGGTGGAATGTAGAACGGCTGGCCGTTCTTGCGGGCGCAGACGCCGACATCGCCCGGATCGGCGCTCGCGATCGGCACGCCCAGGACTGCGCTCGTAGCGACGGTCCCGATGACGAGGGCCCGGACAGCGGTGCCGATCGCAGACATTCGAGTCCTCCCCGTGGTGCACCCGCGCCCCCGAGACGCTTGCTGCACATAGTGTCAGCCCAGCGCACCGCATAGCAGAGGTTTGCCACTTTCAATGACCGTGGCGACGGGGATACCTGGATGCCCTACGCGCAGCAGCTTGGATCGAGTACGCGGCACAGTGCAATCAATGCATCGCGGTCTGGGCGGTGGAAGACGTTCATCCCGCGCCGCTCGGATTTCACCAGGCCAGCCTTACGGAGTTGCGAAAGATGATGGCTCACGGTCGATTCCGACAGTGCGACATCCGCCGCGAGATCGCCGCTGCACACTTCACCCTCGGCTGAGCTGAACAGCAGCGACACCAGTTTGACGCGCATCGGATCGGCCAGCGCCTTGAGGCGCAGCGCGATACCCAGCGCGGCGTCGTCATCGAGCGGGCCGGCTGCGACCGGCTCACAGCACACCGGAGCGGACATGTCGACGATGGGCAGTGTCTTGGGCATGGCTCGATGGTGCCAGCAATCTTGACATATATCAAAAAGGTGAGGCATCATCGGTTCGTCGTAGTTCGATATATCTCACACAGGTATGGAGGTCATCGTGTCCCGCGTCCAACTGGCCCTCAACGTCGACAACCTCGACAAGGCCGTCACGTTCTACTCCAAGCTGTTCAACACGGAGCCTGCCAAACTCAAAGAGGGTTACGCCAACTTCGCCATCGCCGAGCCGCCGCTCAAGCTCGTGCTGTTGGAAAACCCCGGAAGAGGCGGCAGCATCAACCACCTCGGGGTGGAAGTCGAATCCAGCGAGACGGTCCACGCCGAGATCGCGCGGCTTGCGGGGGAAGGACTTTTCACCGCCGAGGAGATCGGCACGACCTGCTGCTTCGCCAAACAAGACAAGGTATGGGTCAGCGGCCCGGCCGGCGAAAAATGGGAGGTCTACACCGTGCTGGCTGACTCCGAGACTTTCGGCAACGGCCCGCAGCGGCGCGACCCCGAAGCCGAAGACGAACTCTGCTGCGGCGCGACAGCGCGAGACGGCGAAGCGGCGAACTCTTGCTGTTAGCCGAGAAGCGGTCGACTAGGGAACGCGGGTTCGATAGCACACTTGCCCTCTAACCGGTTGATCCCATGCAGCACTTGCGTGCAATCGACCCCTTAGCGACATTATCGCGACGCGTGGGTCACCCGAGCCGCGGCCGCATAGGTCGCTGACCACATACTGGCTGGTGAGAGGCGGACCCGAGCCTGGTGCCCCCGGCAGGATTCGAACCTGCGGCCTTCTGCTCCGGAGGCAGACGCTCTATCCCCTGAGCTACGGGGGCGCACGAGAAGCGGCGCCGATGGGCCTGCACAGCCTAACGCATGTCGGTCCCCGGAAACGGATTCGGGGCTGACCACCGCAGACCCTAGGATGGACCCTCGTGACCCCCGCCGATCTGGCTGACTTGCTCAAGACCACCGCCACCGCGGTGCTTGCCGAGCATGGCCTCGACACGTCCGCGCTGCCGCAGACGGTCACCGTCGAACGCCCGCGCAACCCTGAGCACGGGGACTACGCCACCAACCTGGCGCTTCAGGTCGCGAAGAAGGTCGGCGCCAACCCGCGGGAACTGGCCGGCTGGCTGGCGGCGGCGCTGGCCGACACAGCCGGCATCGCCGCTGCGGACGTCGCCGGTCCGGGCTTCGTCAACCTGCGTATCGAGGCGTCGGCACAGAACGTCATCCTCATCGAGGTCTTGGCGGCCGGCGCAACCTACGGCCACTCGGAGGCCCTCGCCGGGCAGAACATCAACCTCGAGTTCGTCTCCGCCAACCCCACCGGGCCGATCCACATCGGCGGCACCCGGTGGGCCGCGGTCGGCGACGCGCTGGGCCGTCTGCTGTTCACTCAGGGCGCCGCGGTCACCCGCGAGTACTACTTCAATGACCACGGCGCGCAGATCGACCGGTTCACCAATTCGCTGATCGCCGCCGCCAAGGGCGACGCGACCCCCGACGACGGTTACGCAGGTGATTATGTCAAGGACATCGCCGCGCAGGTGCTTGCCAAGGAGCCCGATGCGCTGAGCCTCCCCGAGGACGTGATGCGCGAGACGTTTCGCGCCATCGGCGTCGACCTGATGTTCGCCCACATCAAAGAGTCTCTGCACGACTTCGGCACCGACTTCGACGTGTACACCCACGAAGAGTCGATGCACACCTCCGGACGTGTCGAACAAGCCATCGCCAGGCTCCGCGAGGCGGGCAGCATTTACGAAGAAGACGGCGCAGTCTGGTTGCGCACCACCGACTATGGCGACGACAAAGACCGCGTCGTCATCAAGAGCGACGGCGCCCCCGCCTACATCGCCGCGGACATCGCCTACTACCTCGACAAGCGCAAGCGCGGCTTTGACCTGTGCATCTACATGCTCGGTGCCGACCACCACGGCTACATCGCCCGGCTCAAGGCCGTGGCGGCCGCGCTGGGCGAGGACCCCGCCACGGTGGAGGTGCTCATCGGCCAAATGGTCAACTTGGTGCGCGACGGTCAGCCGGTCCGGATGAGCAAGCGGGCCGGCACGGTGATTACGCTCGACGACCTGGTCGAGGCCATCGGCGTCGACGCCGCACGATACTCG contains:
- a CDS encoding ArsI/CadI family heavy metal resistance metalloenzyme, whose amino-acid sequence is MSRVQLALNVDNLDKAVTFYSKLFNTEPAKLKEGYANFAIAEPPLKLVLLENPGRGGSINHLGVEVESSETVHAEIARLAGEGLFTAEEIGTTCCFAKQDKVWVSGPAGEKWEVYTVLADSETFGNGPQRRDPEAEDELCCGATARDGEAANSCC
- the argS gene encoding arginine--tRNA ligase; protein product: MTPADLADLLKTTATAVLAEHGLDTSALPQTVTVERPRNPEHGDYATNLALQVAKKVGANPRELAGWLAAALADTAGIAAADVAGPGFVNLRIEASAQNVILIEVLAAGATYGHSEALAGQNINLEFVSANPTGPIHIGGTRWAAVGDALGRLLFTQGAAVTREYYFNDHGAQIDRFTNSLIAAAKGDATPDDGYAGDYVKDIAAQVLAKEPDALSLPEDVMRETFRAIGVDLMFAHIKESLHDFGTDFDVYTHEESMHTSGRVEQAIARLREAGSIYEEDGAVWLRTTDYGDDKDRVVIKSDGAPAYIAADIAYYLDKRKRGFDLCIYMLGADHHGYIARLKAVAAALGEDPATVEVLIGQMVNLVRDGQPVRMSKRAGTVITLDDLVEAIGVDAARYSLIRSSVDSAIDIDLELWSSASNENPVYYVQYAHARLSALARNAAELSVAPSTENLRLLDHDKEGTLVRNLGEFPRVLKTAAALREPHRISRYLEDLAGDYHRFYDSCRVLPQGDETPNELHSARLALCQATRQVIANGLGILGVSAPERM
- a CDS encoding Rv2640c family ArsR-like transcriptional regulator, whose amino-acid sequence is MPKTLPIVDMSAPVCCEPVAAGPLDDDAALGIALRLKALADPMRVKLVSLLFSSAEGEVCSGDLAADVALSESTVSHHLSQLRKAGLVKSERRGMNVFHRPDRDALIALCRVLDPSCCA
- a CDS encoding SDR family NAD(P)-dependent oxidoreductase, with protein sequence MATNWSPSRLGNLSGKRIIVTGATNGVGLATARALAGAGAHVILAVRNLELGAQRAAEMGGDTCVVELDLADQSSVRAFPDLVEGDVDILINNAGLVAQHRRETVDGFEITLGTNFLGPFALTNLLFDRVRSKIVNVGSDAHKSATLNFDDPHLRSTKWKAFPAYGRSKLAVMLWGLELDRRLREAGSPITSFLTHPGWVASNLSNISDKPVMAAFHSVVKAAAGVLANDLEAGAAPTLYCITEPIPPGSYVGVDSRYGLKGAPTLSGRAAVACDYADAKKLWEFAEKETGTKLPV